One genomic segment of Gaiellales bacterium includes these proteins:
- a CDS encoding DUF4242 domain-containing protein: MPLFLIERSFAEQLELSDDDVRLIVDVNADEGVRWLFSFLSADRHRSYCLYEAPSAEEIMVAARRANVPVDQIVPVDRFVPEVAPA, from the coding sequence ATGCCCCTGTTCCTGATCGAACGCAGCTTCGCCGAGCAGCTCGAGCTGTCCGACGACGACGTGCGGCTGATCGTCGACGTGAACGCCGACGAGGGCGTGCGCTGGCTGTTCTCGTTCCTCTCCGCCGACCGCCACCGCTCCTACTGCCTGTACGAGGCTCCTTCGGCCGAGGAGATCATGGTCGCCGCGCGGCGCGCGAACGTGCCCGTCGACCAGATCGTCCCGGTCGATCGCTTCGTCCCCGAAGTCGCTCCGGCGTAG
- a CDS encoding class I SAM-dependent methyltransferase, whose amino-acid sequence MTDAWSARADAYRQSPTHREGADLDALVAWCDPGPDVEALDVATGGGHVARRLAEAGCRVTTCDAAEGMAPDVVCPAEDLPFADGSFDVVACRIAAHHFADVAAAVREMARVTRGLVVVEDTLYADERVEEAERLRDATHVRSHTEAEWRGFMEAAGLVVDRAEHFPKRHPIEPWLARVGCTGETAARVRELLAGRMAADEPVWLDTKLLIRGRRAG is encoded by the coding sequence ATGACCGACGCCTGGAGCGCGCGCGCCGACGCGTATCGCCAAAGCCCCACGCACCGAGAGGGGGCCGACCTCGATGCGCTCGTCGCGTGGTGCGACCCGGGCCCGGACGTGGAGGCGCTCGACGTCGCCACCGGCGGAGGCCACGTCGCCCGCCGCCTGGCCGAGGCCGGCTGCCGGGTCACGACGTGCGACGCCGCGGAGGGGATGGCGCCGGATGTCGTCTGCCCCGCCGAGGACCTGCCGTTCGCCGACGGCAGCTTCGACGTCGTCGCCTGCCGGATCGCGGCCCACCACTTCGCCGACGTCGCGGCGGCGGTGCGGGAGATGGCGCGGGTGACCCGGGGACTGGTCGTCGTCGAGGACACGCTCTATGCCGACGAGCGGGTCGAGGAGGCCGAGCGGCTGCGCGACGCGACCCATGTGCGCTCCCACACCGAGGCCGAGTGGCGTGGGTTCATGGAGGCCGCGGGCCTCGTTGTCGACCGGGCCGAGCACTTCCCGAAGCGCCACCCAATCGAGCCCTGGCTGGCCCGGGTCGGCTGCACCGGCGAGACCGCTGCGCGCGTGCGCGAGCTGCTGGCCGGCCGGAT